A window of Candidatus Dependentiae bacterium genomic DNA:
CTCTACATACTCAATAATACGCTCATGCTTATGCCATTTCCCCTCATGCCAAATTTTTTTATCCAAACAAAAAGCTGTACCGGTTTTCATATAGCCTTCTTGCGCCTGCCGAAGCATACGTATTGCATCAGCACGATCTTTTGGCTTGCCAGCGATAGAACCATTCGGATCTTGAGAAAGCGTATCGGCAGTTAGAACAAAGCAGATATCACCTTCATCGTCGCCATCAGGCAGAATAGTATGCTGCATTTTATAGATAGCAATATTTTGAACTACTTCTGGAAGTGATAAATTCCAATCACAAACTGATTCGTTAACATCTTGATTAACTAACGTAAAAGAAATGTGCGCTTGTTTGAGAAGTTCCTGGCGAGAAAGAGACTTTGAGCCAAGATATAATGTATTTTTTTTCATAGTTTTTAGTATACGCAAAGTACGTCATCTATATAAATTATCTAATGTGCTATATACATAGTAGCACATGTATGGCTGGGGCGGTAGGATTCGAACCTACGCATGCCGGTACCAAAGACCGGTGCCTTACCGCTTGGCTACGCCCCAAAAAGTTTTATGTTATCGTAGTTTACTACAATTATTACTCGGCGTCATCATAATCAGGAGCGTCCCCATCAGACTGCCCTGCAGCACCTCCAAACTCCAAAACACGCTTATATTCATCAACAATGACTCGCTCAATCGTTTTACGCATTTCTGAGTTGAGTGGATGCACAATATCCCTAAAGGTTCCATCTTTTCTGCGGCGCGAAGGCATCGACACAAAATAACCTTTATTACCTTCTATAACCTTTAAATCACGAACAATAAAACTACTGTCAAAAACAACAGTAGCATATGCTTTGAGTCTACCACTATCTTTTGCCGGATACACCTTAACTTCGGTTATTTTCATGGCCGCAATCCTTACGAGATACGTGTTACCATCTCCATGTATGTTGCTTATTTATTTCAACTGCAGTAACATTTTATAATATGAGCCTTTTTTGTCAACAAAAACTATATTACATCATTTGGGCCGCTCGTAAACGTGCTGAGCGTGACGATGGGTTTTCTAATAATTCCACTTCAGTTGCAGTCACTACCTTTGGGGTCAAAACAGTCAATTGTTGCATCCGTTCATGCTGATTAAAAAATCGCTTCACCAAACGATCTTCCAACGAGTGAAATGAGATACAAACTAATCTACCGCCCGGCTTAAGCACATCAAGCGCACTAGCCAAAAATGCACTAATATTTTCCAATTCTTTATTAATATAAATACGTAACGCTTGGAAAACTTTTGTTGCTGGATGAATTTTTTTACCCAGACGTTTTGGCTTAATAGTTTCAATCAACTGTGCAAGCTGAGCAGTTGTTTTGATTTTTTTTTGCTTGCGATGCATAACAATTGCTCGCGCAATGTGTTTAGCAAACGGCTCCTCCCCAAATTCCCAAAAGATATCTCGTAGTTTTTTTTCTGTCGCCGTATTAATAATTTCTTGTGCGGTTGTTTTTTGGTGAGCTGGTGACATACGCATATCAAGTAATGTATCCGATGCAAAAGAAAACCCTGCTTTATTTTTTAGCTGAATCGTTGAAGGACCAAAATCTGCTAAAATACCATCAACGTGGCATATGCCTTCCTTTTTCAAAATTTTATATAATAACGCAAAATTTCCCCAAATCAAACGAAGA
This region includes:
- the rsmH gene encoding 16S rRNA (cytosine(1402)-N(4))-methyltransferase RsmH; translation: MIKKVKHIPVLVNEVLKYLDPQPGKIYLDVTFGAGGHTRALLEHEKRCSVIALDWEREALDVYGAVLQEKFGDRLRLIWGNFALLYKILKKEGICHVDGILADFGPSTIQLKNKAGFSFASDTLLDMRMSPAHQKTTAQEIINTATEKKLRDIFWEFGEEPFAKHIARAIVMHRKQKKIKTTAQLAQLIETIKPKRLGKKIHPATKVFQALRIYINKELENISAFLASALDVLKPGGRLVCISFHSLEDRLVKRFFNQHERMQQLTVLTPKVVTATEVELLENPSSRSARLRAAQMM
- a CDS encoding Maf family protein, with amino-acid sequence MKKNTLYLGSKSLSRQELLKQAHISFTLVNQDVNESVCDWNLSLPEVVQNIAIYKMQHTILPDGDDEGDICFVLTADTLSQDPNGSIAGKPKDRADAIRMLRQAQEGYMKTGTAFCLDKKIWHEGKWHKHERIIEYVEGRYIFNVPNNWIDTYLDTSDRYSMSSGALTIEEYGILFFKEVQGSFTAVVGLPMYELRQALEKIGFFL
- the spoVG gene encoding septation regulator SpoVG, encoding MKITEVKVYPAKDSGRLKAYATVVFDSSFIVRDLKVIEGNKGYFVSMPSRRRKDGTFRDIVHPLNSEMRKTIERVIVDEYKRVLEFGGAAGQSDGDAPDYDDAE